The DNA window ATCGTTAACAGAATTTAACTGGTTATAAAATatctttaaaaataataatatcaaaagaaatggatggtgaaacaaaaaaaaatgagtggaaaaataaagtggataaaataaaaagaaaaataaacccAATCAATTTAcaaacaaaattattgaaaagaaaagagaaaataaaaaggtaaaatgcaaaaaaataaagcaaaatgcATATGATAAGTAAAATGGTGATatgaataaacaaataaaatttttgaaattaataaatgaatgcaattaaaaaagaatcaaatgaaaaaaataatatgcatAGAATAAAGTGaacagaatagaatagaaaataaattaaatgatgaaaaattatctagctatgctatgctatcaagctatgaaaaaaaataaatgagcaaaattaaaaaagtgtTGCATAAAAACAaacgatatttaaaaaaataacagtaattAAAAGTGCATAAGGGAATAAAtccaatcaaatgaataaaaaaaaagaaataaaataatcaaaaatgaattaaagGAGTGGAAAGTATAGAACGATTCAAATATAACATAAATAAAGAAATACGATATATGCacacaaaaaattaaagtgaatcaaataagtaaaatttgttaatagaatagaattcacaaatatatataaaaaaataatttaaaaaaacatttataaGTGGCATTTTTAAAATAGGAGTGAAATTATTGGAAAGATTCGAAgtgatatttttaataaaataaataaagcgagcgaaattaacaaaacagaaaaaatgaatcaaacgagtAAAGtgtataaaataataaaaatgagtACATGCgttataaaattaatcaaatgaaacaaaataaattagtaAAAGAAATAGAAATCTACAAAATGAGTaaataaaatacttttttttaaattaattatcAAACTACAATCAAAGAAATGcatatttcttcatttttaatgTAGTACAGCTAAAAAAGTTCGATTCTCGTTCATAAATTCGACGTTTACTTAGATGATTGCGACTTTATGAACGTGTATTGTACCTTGTTTGTATTATAGCGAAAGGGTGGAGCGTTTGTATTTCAACATGATCGATCGCGTCGCGTCGTTATTTTCTAGTGTATATGAGCGAAACTTTTTGCTTTAGATTGTTCCAACTGAAGGCCTGGACCTAGCCGGCTAGGACCGAGTGTAGGGATTTCCGGACGTGAGCGATTCATGATTACGTGGTAATGGCCGTTTGTGTGCtggtgtttgagacagcgtttataGATTCATAAGTTCTAACAAGTTGACTTAATTGTCGGGATGTTCTATGATTACCTGATTGGGGGCGTAAGTATGCGTTAATGTTCGTGTTTGCGTCCGGGTTCGTATTATCGTGAGATACTCGAGCGTTGAAATTGGGTGCGTTCTGTTTGTCACCTGACTTTAAAAAATGTGTCCTTCTAACTATGTGCATTGGTTAAGTCCAGCTACGTCAGTTTTTGTAATCTTGTAAAACAAATCTTAACTTATCTAAGTCTTTGATAAAGAAAACGTGGggaaaaattacatatgttccAGTTCCAATTTTTTAGTACAGTTTCTAGATATGGCTTGTGTAAGTTAACCGTCCTATCTCCCAGCGGACGGCAGCGATTTACAAGAAAAAGATATTTCCAAGCATGCGTATGCACATACCTGCAGATAACTTGGCACACAGGTTAGGTTGGCTCGATTGACTTTCTGACTACCCTTTTCATCTACAGGGCCAACCATGTTCCAGTCCCGCCTTGAGGTATTGTTTGAatgaattataatttttttacaataagaatTTCGATACCGTACAGAAGGTAAGACACGTATCTAATTTATTActtcaattttcaaatataatttccgatatgtttaaacaaaaactcttttgtttagattttagatATGACTTCCGGAATTAATTCGAATTCCCATGGGGTATAACTGGCATCCCAGTGGggggacgagttttgaagaaacatctcataaatttaagtagttgttttttttataaaatatgcgctACATATGGTTATTTTCCATTGATCCTTTACAATAGACAAGAATTGGACTAATCTTGGCCACCGGAAAACTATTCCGagagaacctaagaaaatgtatatactTTTCTATCATACCAGCCTTTTGGATTCATAACTTTATACGGCACGGGTTTCGGATGGAATCAAATGGGGAcatttgacgtcattttgaaaaccaagatggggGCTTTCGGTtttacaaaacagtgaaaatcatcaacaatatggatgtcatttgaaaggggtggtgAGCAAAtgccggaaattgatgattgacgccattttggaaaCCCATTCTTACACAACAACACAGCCAACCTTCTCGGACATCTGTTTCTAGCATCTCACCGAATCAGATGCTGTTTGCGTTGTATCGTATTCCTTTAATTTTCACGCGACAATCCAGactgtaggggagcccggggttagttggcggttggggtaagttggcggaatccccttttctccgtttgtAATTTacataaagcgctgtctctcattgtgaacctcaagtaatgtgaaacgcattatcccaTTGGTTTTTGttacaaaacattttgtttagtGGAAGCtatgggcgatattgtgtttttaagcatactttgtaaattttcataatttttaacatttttgtgtggttttcaatctattcctcgaacgattatatttttcgatagcgcttgaaaagagctttcagtatccgtatggAAATTACACGTATCTAtacacaaaaataattttttaaatccattttcataaaatatgctgctggggtaagttggcggtgacgcacacggggcaagttggcggtactatttacagtgcaaaaatagtcatcaatttttttcattgctggaattcactccaaactaagaaaaactttttcttgtgtctctcgtcaatgcaggggacaattatttcggACAATCACCTGAATATCTTCGAAAATTTGCtcttgaatatggagtacgcgtcgagcTTAAAATGACGGGgcattgagactgaaatatagtaaaaagtgtcgaataatatacagttttattgaaaagacaatcgccacatttcataaggaccaCTAATGTAATCGGaattccatttgattgcttattttctggcattcagccaacttaccccatacatATCGCCAGCTTACCCCGGgactggggtaagttggcggattttccgcgtcacatactgttgtctctagaaatgaagacaacgtatcaatcattttcataaaattcagagatgttgccaacagtctgccctttcatgtaacgtgttctattttgcaagatctaccaaaatcaaagcggtaaaaaatgaaaactgaaacgGTCTCCCCTACTGATAGCTGGCTAAGCTAGGCCGGAACATCCAAGGGCCTTTATTTTTCTTCCACAACTACAGACGCCTTGCCAAACCACACATTGAGTTTACCCGGAGCATTTCCCATTTGTCAAGGTAAAATTTTTGATGCGTCAATTAGCTTGCCTGGTTTCTGTCAATCAAGTTTTATTTCGACATCCTGGTACAATGCTCGCTGGCAAGATACGACTGAAAACATTCTTTTGGACTGCACTAGTGACCCAATACCACGTTTGCTTTGCGCGATTCAATGTTAGTCTTTGTCGGTAACATTTTAACATGATATATCCAGTTGATTGGGGAAATTTATTGACCATTCGCGATTGTTCCCCCAAACCACGTTCGCTTTTGATGGTAAATCCagatgaaatttcaattttcaccatTTAAATCTACTCAAAGCAGTTATTGACCCAGAGCGGTTCAgatattatttataattaaaaaaTGTATTTCATGCTGAAAAATCTGGTCAAATAGCCTCAAGGGTGCTGatgacttgaaataaataaataaataaatatttataattagtaatttGCGGATGTAGTTGCTAGTAAGAATCGATTAATTTCTAACATCTTCACAGTTGACTAATGAAGTTCCCTAAGGATTCCAGGTGTTTACTgcaaataacgaaaataatgtattttgttaAAGTAGAAATTAGTAATTTTATATCGACCCTTTTAAgggccacaaaaactaaatataaagCATCGGATAGGTTTCTTTTCTTCTCAATTTCCGGTTACCAAAATGTGTAGCAATTTGCTTCCCAAAAATTCTTATTCTATCCAAGAAAAATCCGAAAAATCTACCAACATAAATCTGTATTTGTGATAAGACTGCTCCCGTCAATGTGCCTCGTCTGCAGAAAAAGTGGGTGAAGAAGGGAAGAGAGCCACgttgaacgaaaaaaaaaatgatcggtgggtaatgtcagagacataaccaaaaggaagtagaatacactttagactacTAATGCGAATGCTGCAATTTCTATTATCTCCTGAAAGGTTGtattaaaatcaattatttcgatgtttttttttcatggaaataccgaaatatctgTACACGTACAATGAAATCTGAAATGAACTGTCCCATCCATAAGACACAATGGAAAAGTAATATGCATGAATGGGCGGTATACTCAACTCCTCATTTTTATTCTGTACTCAAACCTGGGAATCTCAAacgatttcctgatattcttaTTTCAACGAGTTTGTGCAATCACTGACAAATGACGCCTCATACCTCGAACCATCAAAGCATGCTCTGTTCCATACGAGAAGCtcattcagaaaatttcatcacATTTAGCAATCCCCGCATCCTGCGATTCGCTGTTGATCTAGCGTAAAGCTACATACGAACAGAACAACCAAGATCATTGCCAATTTATATACAAAGAGAACCTCACCACTCTCACTCCATCCAATCAAACCGGTAAAAAATCACCCCGCGCTAGTGGCGTACTGTTTAACCAGATAGCCTCAAATCAACGCTATATTACCAGTCAAATATTGTTCTAATTCAAGTGACCACTATCAGTGAGTACATACTGCCGTATGTTTAGATTGCATGTgccaatgtgtgtgtgtgcgcgtTTTTAGAGATACACAAAACCGTGCCGAGTGCATCAGCGGAACATTGTCGGTATCGTTTCGCTGATTCGGACACACGTGACGGTAAAACTCGGTATTGAAATGTGTTTTTAATTGATAGGATAGTTAAATTTACTTTTCAATCTTCCAGCTCACCACCATGGCATCGGAGGAAATCCCCGGTCAACTACCGGTCGCTTCCAGTCACCACTTTCTGCAAAAGCTGGCAGGTGCCGAACTTAATTCCGACGATTTCGAACTGGAGATTACGGCCGGTTCGAACAAGGGTGACAATTACAGCTGTAGCATCTACCAGGGGCGGGCTATTTGCCGTCGAACCGGTAAACAGGTGAGCATCATCGCGAAACTTCCACCTCAGAGTGAGCAACGGCGGAAGCAGTTTTTTGTGCGGGATTGCTTCGAGCGGGAGATTAGCGTTTACAACGAAATTTTCCCCATGATGATGGAGTTTCAACGATCCAAGGGGGTGAAACCGGAGGACTCGTTCCATCAGGTTCCGCATTGCCTCGAGAGTAGTTTCGTAGACCATGAGGAGGCTCTTTTCATGCGGGATTTGAAAGAGGAGGGATTTCGAATGGTCGATCGGCACAAGGATATGAGTTTGGAACATTATCAGCTGATGATGAGGGCTTTGGCTCGCCTACATGCGACATCGTTTGCGTTGAAGGATCAACATCCGGAAAAGATGGAACGATTTAGGAGCATGCCGGACGTATTGGCCCTTCCGGCTGCTAATGCGCTGATGGGACCGTGGTTTACTCAGATGGCCGCCAGAGCCTTGGAACTACTGGATGAGCAGAAAGAACCGGTTGTTTACCATAGGACCAAAAAGGCTTTGGCCACGTCGTGGCCTGAAGTGACGAGTGATTTATATACGGGTGAGAATGCCGAACCTTATGCGGTCATCGGACATGGTGACTGTTGGCACAATAATCTACTGTACAAGTATGAGGTAGGATAGTGTAACAACTAACAATGGcaaattaattttcattttcgttCTAGGACGACACCGCAATCGACATTCGCCTACTAGATTGGCAATGCTCCCGATACGCCTCACCGGTAGTCGATCTGATGTACTTTATCTTCATCGCATCTAGCAAAGCCTTTCGCGACCGGCACTACGAACAACTATTGGATTACTACCACCGCAATCTGTCGGACCATATACGCCGGCTCGGATCCGATCCGGAGCGGTTGTTCCCTCGGGCGGCATTCGATCAACAGCTGCTCCGGTTCGGTCGTACCGGACTGATTATGGCCACCATTGGGCTTCCGGTTATTACCACCAAAAACGAAGATGTGCCCAATTTGGAAGAATGGACCGAACAGATTGACGCCGGTCTCGATGTGTCGAAAAGTTTCAGCTCCAAAGGTATGGAGACAACGTACCGGCGGAATATGACCGACTGCTGCCGGGATATGGTTCGGTTGGGGTATATTTAGGATACTACTTATAGTCAAAATAGAGGGGGTACATCTACATGAATGTATAAAAAAGGAAATCCGGGACATAACCGAATTAAattagaatacactttaggatgtcgaaaaaatattcaacggGATTTTTATTAATAACATTTATACATGCATCTAAATTTTTCGCGCAGAAGTAAAAAAGAAGCATAAATACCTATAAGAACCGGAATCGACATTTTACTAGCGTATCTCAATATTGCTTTCGACCAACTCCAGTTAATATTTTGCTGTCACACTGATAAGAAAACCGTTTTGTCAAATTCGCCATCCCTATAGAACCGGCACAGCCTGCTGCTCCATCCACGAAACACGTGCTACATTTCATCACATTCTGCAATCGACTTTCAAACGGCGCGATATGCAGCCGCTACCTGAGCATCTAGCCACAGACATCAAACTACATCTATGTAGAGCTAATGTAGAGAATATCACTACCGCATTCACTTAGTTTACACGAGACGGTCAAGTACTCCGCACACTAGTACAAGATAACCTCAAATCAAAATTGTATCGACATTCAAACAATTGTTTTATTACTTTATATAGAGAAGTGCATATTATCAGTAGGTAAGCACTGTCACTGTCCATTCGTTTGAGTTCTACGAAACGTTCTCAAAAGCATCAGCAGTCGGCAAAGTATTTTCGCTTATTCGGTGAATAAACTACCACCGATGTCACAATGTCTGCAACAAAGCTAATTCTTCCCTTTCAACCTTCCAGCTGTTTACAGCCATGGCACCGGAGGAAATCACCGATCAACTACCCGTACCCTCCAGCCACCGTATGCTGCAGGAACTGGTACGTGCCGAGCTTAACACGGACGAATTCACGCTGGACATTTCGGCCGGTTCCAACAAAGGTGACAATTACAGCTGCATCATCTACCGCGGGAGGGCTACCTGCCGTCGAACCGGTAAACAGGTGAGCGTGATCGTGAAAATTCCACCCCAGAACGAAATACGCCGGAAGCAGTTCTTTGTGCGACCTAGCTTCGAGCGGGAGATCAGTGTTTACAACGAGATTTTCCCTCTGATAATGGAGTTTCAACGATCCAAGGGATTGACAGTGGAAGATTCGTTCCATCAGGTTCCGCATTACTTGGGGAGTTCTTTGGTGGATCACGAGGAAGTTCTTTTGATGCGGGATTTAAAAGAGGAAGGATTTCGAATGGTCGATCGACACAAGGATATGAGTTTGGAACATTATCAGCTGATGATGAGGGCTTTGGCTCGCCTACATGCGACATCGTTTGTGTTGAAGGATCAACAGCCGGAAAAGATGGAACGGTTTAAAGGTATGCCGGACCTATTGGGCCTACCGGATACTAGTCCAACGATGGCATCAATATTTTCTCAAATGGCCGCCAGAGCTATGACACTTTTGAATGAGAACAATGAACCAGATGTTTTCCAACGTACAAAAAAGATCTTGACGATGTCGTGGGACGAAATCATGGATGATGTGTACAACGGCAAGCCTGCCGAGCCTTTTGCGGTCATCGGGCACGGCGACAGTTGGCATAACAATCTACTGTACAAGTATGAGGTACGACAGTGTAAAAACTAACCGTCACACATATcagtattttggaaaaaaaattctattttgttcCAGGATGACACCGCAATCGACATTCGCCTGCTGGACTGGCAATGCTGCCGATATACCTCACCGGTAGTCGATCTGATGTACTTTATTTTCATCGCTTCTAGTAAAGCCTTTCGCGACCGGCACTATGAACATCTGTTGGACTTCTACCACCGCAATCTGTCGGACCATATACGAAGGCTCGGATCCGATCCAGAGCGATTGTTCCCTCGAACCGCTCTGGATCAGCAACTGCTCCGATTTGGTCGCGCTGGACTAATTATGGCCGCTATCTGTCTTCCGATAATCGCTACCTAAAGCGAAGACGTGCCTAATTTGGAACGGTGGTCTGAACAGATTGACGCCGGTTTGGACGTGTCGAAAAGTTTCAGTACCGGCGGCATGGAGGCAACCTATCAGCGTAACATGAAGGACTGCATTCGAGACATGATTCGATTGGGGTATatttaatatcaaaaatatatgcaaatttgattcaaataaaaaataaacaaaaaatcacTCACCTTCAGTTCCGCCGTAATGGCATTAATCTGCGGATTATTCTTCAGCGTCTTCGCCCCCTGGGCGAACCTGATCGTGGACAGCGTCTCGCTCAGATCCTCCGGCAGCGCACTAACGCACGCCAGCAGCGTTAGGTACGAGTTCAAATTCAACGAATCCTGCAGCACCGAACTGAGAATACTATCCCGATAAGGAACCACTTTACTACCGATGGACAGTGCCTGCAGTACCTTCCCGATGCTCAACAGACCCTGGTTGATGTGAACACCCTCGGCAAGGGCCATACCCTGATGACCTGTACGGCGAACCCCCTCCGAACCGGCCAAATCAACCAGATGCAGGGCGGACACAATTTGAGCATCGTCATGCACAACCGATGCATGAATGCTGAAAATCGCATGTGATCTCGAGCTGAGCGTGTTCATTTTAGTCGGACGAACGTGCCGATTCTTGTTACCCTCAATCAAAATATCCTGGGCCTGATTGGCCCGGCTAACCGACCGTTTCGTTCCCCCGTTAAACTTACACCCGCGCGTATTCACCGGCTCCGCCGAGTTCTCCGACAGCAAATCATAAATCTTCTCGTTATATATCTCAACAAACGAGACTTCGATCTCGTAATCCTCCTTGTTACGCGATTCACTGAGCAGATCGAAAGTATGATCCAACGCGCGAGTTATCATACCCCGGTTCACGTCATGCGGTCCACTATGATCCCACTGCAGACCCATAGTGAACGTCTTACCCGTTCCCGTCTGCCCATAGGCCAGCGCCGTACAGAAAAATCCATTGATCATTTTCACCACCAGCGGTCGGATCAAAGCATCGTACACCAGTGCCTGGGACGCTTCCGGTCGGAACACGTAATCGAACGCGAACGGCCTTTCGTCCACGATCAGAATCTGATCGTTGGCGGTATGGTGCTGTATGATACTATCTTCTGGGTCGATGTCACTCGGTCGCTCCCGGATGGCGATCCGGACCGGTTCCAGTGCTTCACAGCTGGCGTCCGTTACGAGTTTCATTTTTCTGGTTTCAAATTGAGAGCGGACTGCTTTGAAATCACGCACTATTTCACTTTGCTACTATTGCTTGTACTAGCAATGAATCACTACGTTGTTGTTTCACCAAAATAAACTAGTTTTTACTTCACAAAAGTTTATAAAATACGTAGAGCCATTTTTGCAATGTTCTTCCATGAGACGCGAACCGAATATTTTGTAAACAGTCGCGGCGGGCGAAATTCAAAATGAGCATAAGCAGGGCGAATCGCGTCGGTGAAGGGGTTCGGACAAATTTGCCACCATTTTGATCGAGTTTCGTGTGCACTGAACCGAAACGATTTTCTGATAACTTtcccatagaaaatttgacagttgtgAAATTAGTTAACCGACTAAGTTGGGTTTCGTCGGTAAACAATATCCGTCGGCATATTTATCGCCAGATTTAATCTGTGTAAATCTGTTTCCTGTTTTAAACTACCAAGTAATCGACCGATTTAGTATGTtgaaatagaccgatttcaacagaTTCCGTCGGgcataccaaatacaaattatatttgtattgcatgtggcactaaaaactggattctaaccgcactgcgcacttactattcttctattgaattcttctcatagactgattagttcgactggtctgtctatgaaagtaccatctctatcacttgaaatacatgtgatttgacagctcgcagttctcagtagcagtttgatcactcgcactttgaaagtgcggagtccaggttggtgggaagtgcgcaatatttgGTCATACTTAATCGGTTGTCGCGTCGGCAGACTCCCATGTTAAAGTCCCATAAGGGTCGGTGCAACAATTGACCGATCAATTGGTGATATAGTCGGCCGATTGCGCCGACGCAAGCCGATTTAATCGGGGGGTTCATCGGGAGGATTTCCTATGGGGTTATTATCTGAGATGAGACTTgccgatagatgttttctttttctttttttctgctcATTCTATTGTTTGTCTCACATAGCCTCTCTTTTTGCCTCACATAgcttaaatggactggctgcatttgacagtacCCCCTGGTTGCATTTGACcttcgattttttgctatttacATGTCTCGTCTTAGCTTATTATCAcaaaagagtaaaataattgttttaagGGGTTACGCCACTGTAGAGCCCGAAATTAGgcatatttctcgacaaacatatctCGCGTTTTTTGAGAAGGTTCAATaggcatgctgtcaaaattcactttgagagaaaattccggatAAACCATAACTGGTcgagaatggatgttaacattttatgaaagagaaaagttttttctttcGTGTGTTGCTGTGATTTATAATCTTCGATTGTTCAGAATTTCTTctgaaagtgaattttgacagtatgcttattggcccttctcaaaaaaattttcattgaactGCCAGatcttctttgaaaaatagtggctaCCCTGTTCATGGCCGGAGATCTATGTAGGAAGGATTTTATCGATATATTGATTTTCCACTAAACGGAAtacttttgagtgaaaaaaaacgccgaaaatgtcataaaatcacagaaatctgaaatttagacacaaaattgttatttaaaaaaattaagcaataaaaatataaaatccaacgtacatcgctggagaaaACAATTTCGAGtatgctgtgaaaatttcaaaacggttcaaaatcatttgttcgagttacgaaatttttcatgATCAAAATCCGACACAAAATCCCGACCCAAATTACGTGATCAAATTTCCGAGGTCCATCAAGATCTAAATCAGGCAAGTAAAGGCAGATAAAGGTAAGATTGAGATGAGTTTTGTAGGCTGTTGTgtcgaaattaaacgtcattatatttttttagtaaACCGCTCTATCTCCGATCTTGTTACGGAAAATAATTGCCACAATCAGCCGAGGATCTCCGAAGGGTAAActgttggaaaaaaaaattcgaaaccCAGCAGAAACTTCAGTCGACCATACAGGATGTGCCACCACATCATCTGTGATTCTGCTATGATATAATGAAGAAACGGCTTTGATCAGAATCGATTTTATATCGGAGTGCTTCGCTCGCTGGGTTGATTCTGCAAAGGTTGAGAGACCGCAAAAAAATGCAATGTATGACGTTT is part of the Topomyia yanbarensis strain Yona2022 chromosome 1, ASM3024719v1, whole genome shotgun sequence genome and encodes:
- the LOC131682455 gene encoding uncharacterized protein LOC131682455, whose amino-acid sequence is MASEEIPGQLPVASSHHFLQKLAGAELNSDDFELEITAGSNKGDNYSCSIYQGRAICRRTGKQVSIIAKLPPQSEQRRKQFFVRDCFEREISVYNEIFPMMMEFQRSKGVKPEDSFHQVPHCLESSFVDHEEALFMRDLKEEGFRMVDRHKDMSLEHYQLMMRALARLHATSFALKDQHPEKMERFRSMPDVLALPAANALMGPWFTQMAARALELLDEQKEPVVYHRTKKALATSWPEVTSDLYTGENAEPYAVIGHGDCWHNNLLYKYEDDTAIDIRLLDWQCSRYASPVVDLMYFIFIASSKAFRDRHYEQLLDYYHRNLSDHIRRLGSDPERLFPRAAFDQQLLRFGRTGLIMATIGLPVITTKNEDVPNLEEWTEQIDAGLDVSKSFSSKGMETTYRRNMTDCCRDMVRLGYI
- the LOC131682462 gene encoding uncharacterized protein LOC131682462, whose translation is MAPEEITDQLPVPSSHRMLQELVRAELNTDEFTLDISAGSNKGDNYSCIIYRGRATCRRTGKQVSVIVKIPPQNEIRRKQFFVRPSFEREISVYNEIFPLIMEFQRSKGLTVEDSFHQVPHYLGSSLVDHEEVLLMRDLKEEGFRMVDRHKDMSLEHYQLMMRALARLHATSFVLKDQQPEKMERFKGMPDLLGLPDTSPTMASIFSQMAARAMTLLNENNEPDVFQRTKKILTMSWDEIMDDVYNGKPAEPFAVIGHGDSWHNNLLYKYEDDTAIDIRLLDWQCCRYTSPVVDLMYFIFIASSKAFRDRHYEHLLDFYHRNLSDHIRRLGSDPERLFPRTALDQQLLRFGRAGLIMAAICLPIIAT